TATCCGGATGGCCGCCCTGGGCACCGGTGATCACGCCGTCAGAGCCTACCACAACGTTGACGTTGAAGTGGGTATCCACTTCCAGTGCGCCCAGGATGACGTAGTCCAGCTTATTGACATAAGCGCCCTTGTTGAAGGGATCGGCATACTGGGAAGTGGTGATTTCGTAATGGTTGGGGTTGGTCTTGATGTCTTCGATGGAAGCCATATCGAAATCCTGGGTATCCGCAATCTTGTCGATCAGGCATTCATGCTGCAGTTCGCAGATGGCCTGGGCAATACCACCCATGGCAACGCCGATGTGGATGTTATCCTTGCGCAGATGTTCGGCCAGGTATTTGGTGGAAGCAATGGAAGCACCGCCTACACCGGTCTGGTACACAAAGCCGTCCTTATACCAGGGGGTATGTACCATGAAATCAGCTGCATATTTGGCCATCAGCAGTTTCCGCTGGTCCGTGGTGGGTTTGGCAGCGCCGGTGGCAATCTTGGTGGGATCGCCGATGGCGTCCACTTTGACCACATAGTCCACGTTGGTCATGTCGATGGAAGCCGGAACGTTGGGGAAGGGAACCAGGGTATCGGTGATTACCACCACTTTGTCAGCATATTGGGCATCTACAGCAGCATACCCCAGTACGCCGCAGTCGCTGCCATTCTGGCTGCCGAAAGCACGGCAGTTGCCCATGTCGTCAGCGCAGGGAGCGCCGATGAAGGCAATGTCGATATGGGTTTCGCCGGATTCGATGGCACGGACACGGCCGCCGTGACCGCGCATGATGGCCAGGCCCTTCAGTTTCCCATTGGAAATGGCTTCACCGATTTTGCCCCGGACGCCGGAAGCCTGGATGTTGGTGATGGTGCCATCTTCGATCATGGGAACAATCGGAGTCTGGGCTTTGCCCAGGGAAGTGGCGCAGATGGTCAGATCTTTGATGCCCATTTTGTGGACAGCTTCCATGACCATGTTGACCACATAGTCCCCTTCACGGAAGTGATGGTGGAAGGACAGGGTCATACCATCTTTGATGCCGCATTTCTTCAGTACGTCTTCGATGGAATCTACCACTTTGCTGTAGTTCGGATCGATGACAGGAGCTACCGTATGGGTAGCGGCCTTATAGGCAACCAGATGTTTCGCATAGCTGCCGGAAAAAGGTTCTTTCCCGGTCAGTTTCAGGATCTCTTCAGGAATCTCTCTACCTACTGCGTTCTTCATCTTATAAATCCCCCTTATAGACACCGGCAGCCTTGGCCATAGCGATGGTTCTCTTGGCGCCGTCATAGAAGGCGATATCCAGCATCTTGCCGTTCAGCTGGAATACACCGATACCCATGGCTTTCTTGGTGTCGATTTCCCGTACAACGGCTTCAGCCCAACGGATCTGTTTTTCGGTCGGGGTGAATACGTCATGGCAGACAGGGATCTGACGAGGGTTGATGATGGATTTGCCATCGAAGCCCATTTGTTTGATCATTTCCACATCCTTGCGGAAGCCTTCCATGTCGTCCAGGTCGGTGTAAACGGTATCGAAGCACATCCGGCCGGTAGCCCGGGCGGTGATGACCATTTGCTGACGGGCACCCATCAGTTCCACGCCGCTCTTGGAGATGCTGGTCTGCAGGTCACGGGTGTAGTCGCCGCCGGACAGGGCGATACCGAACAGACGATCAGAAGAAGTGCAGATGTCGTACAGGTTCAGCATGCCTTTGGTGGATTCGATGGCAGCCATGATCAGCGTGCTGCCGATGGGACGATGGAATTCTTTTTCAGCAGCCAGGATGTGTTCTTCCACGGTCTTGATGTCCTTGCCGGATTCAGTCTTGGCCAGACGGATGGCATCGCAGCCGCCGGCGACGGAAACGCGGATATCTTCTTTCCAGTGGGGAGTTTCCAGACCGTTGATCCGGACAACTCTTTCACAACCATGATAATCGATTTCTTTCAGAGCATGGAACAGGGAATAACGGGCAGCATCCTTCTGGTTTTCAGCTACGGCGTCTTCCAGGTCCAGCATGATGGAATCGGGTTTGTACACATACGGGTCTTTTACCAGGCTCGGTTTTTGTGCGTTCAGGAACATCATGGATCTTCTCAAACGCTTGAAGTTCGGATTCGTATTGATTACTTCCATGTTATAAGACCTCCCAGGGATTCGGCGTATCGGGGTCCTCGTTGATAGAACGGAACACAGCGCCTTCCACGCGTGCTTTTAAAGTGCAGTCCAAAGCGCCCTTGTCAACAACAGAAACCTTTGCGTTGGTTACGTCCAGTTTCTTCAGGGTTTCCAGGACAACAGCCTTGATCTGCCGTCCATATTGATGGATGACGCTGCTTTCAATGGTGAGCTCGATGCCGTTGGTACCGGGTTCAACGGTGATCTGGGCATCGGAAGACTCAACAGTGCCAGCCATGGCTGCCTTCTTCAATTCCATGTAAAATCACTCCTTCTGAAATAGTAAACAATATACAGTTTGGTACACTTTGATAGTAACACAGGAAAAATTGGAAATCGAATATAAATAATGATATAATCTTTATAAGTTGAACCTTATTAATGCGGAAGAAGCCCCGTGGAATGCGGATTCCCGGGACTTGAAAAATTGTGTCAAAATATAAGAAATTAAAACTTCTTCTAATAAACGGCGACAATCAGGGAAGAACCGAAAAACTGGAGGGGTCTATGAATCTGAAACACGCGCAATATATAATGGAAATCATCAAGCAGGGCAGCATCACCAATGCGTCCAAAACCATGCACGTTTCACAGCCGGCGCTGAGCCAGACCATCAAAGCAGTGGAAAAATATCTGGGTGCGCCCATCTTTTTGCGGAATACCAATCCCATCGTACTGACGGAAGCGGGGAAAAAATACATCGCTGCGGTGAAGCAGGTGATTACCATCAGCTCCAACCTGCTCCATGAAGTGGCGGATATCCAGTATGAAGGATATGGGACCCTTCGGCTGGGGATTCCCATCCAGCGGGCCATGCAGATGCTTCCTTCCGTAATGCCGGTGTTCCGGCAGCGCTATCCCCACATCAAGCTGAAGATCATGGAAGCAGGCAGCAACATCACGGAAAATGAGGTGCTGAACGGCGGTGTGGATCTGGCTGTGCTCACCACCACTCCCACCAACGACGAACTGAAGTATGAGCTGGTGGAAACGGAAGATGTGGTGCTGGTGGCCAATAAGATGACCACCCTGGCCCAGCGCATCAAGGGAGGAACCCCCATCCATATCACTGAGGCCAGGAATGAGGAATTCGTCTCCATTACCGAGGGCCACAATGTGCGCCGGGTGCAGGATACCCTGTTCAGCGTGTACGAGATCAAGCCCAATGTGATCCTGGAAACTTCCAGCATCGAGGTGGGCAAACGGCTGGTCTCTGCCATGGAAGCCGTATTCATCTGCCCGGATGTGTATCTGGACGATTACTTCTTGTCACAGGACAAGTGTGTGTTGTATCCTTTATTGGGCGTCGCCAACAAACGGTACTGCTACATCTGCTGCCGCAAGGACGCCTATCTCAGCCCCTATGCCCGGGCCTTCATTGAACTGATCCGGACGCTGGGCAAGAAAAGAAAGGAACCTTATAGCAAATGAAAGATGTTGTGATCCGTCTGGCAGGCCCCGGGGTGGAAGTGCCGGATATGCTGATGGCACGGGATGGCCGTGCGGCTGCCCAGCGGAAACTGCTGGACCATTTCCATAAACCCCTGCTGTTCTTTACCCAGAACATCCCCGGGCCGGTGAAGACCTCCGCCCTGATCCACCTGGGCTTCCTGGAAGGGATCCGCCGGCTGGAGAAAGCCCTGGAGGAAGCCGGCATTCCTGTCCTGTATCAGAAAACCATAGACTACAAGACGGGTTACGAAAAATATTATGTGCTGGACGGAGAGGCTCTGGCCATCAAGAAGATCGCCTGTGCCATCGAGAACGGCGACCGGCTGGGGCGGCTGTACGATATGGACGTGCTGGCGGAAGACGGGCATAAGATTTCCCGGACGGATATCGGGCTGCCCGGGCGGCTGTGCCTGGTATGCTCCCAGCCGGCTCAGGCCTGCGCCCGCAGCCGGAAGCACAGCGTACCGGTGCTGGTGCGGAATGTCCACCGGGTGCTGGAAACCTTTCTGCTGGACCGGGTGGAGCAGGCCCTGCGGGCCGGGCTCCAGGGGGAAGTGGATGCCACCCCCAAACCGGGACTGGTGGACAGGGACAATGCCGGGGCCCACAAGGACATGGACTGGCACACTTTTGCGGCCAGCACCGATGCCATCGTTCCCCATCTGCGCCAGATGGCGGAAAAAGGCTGGGACTGGGAAGGAAATGGGGAAGGGCTGTTCGCAGCCCTGAGGCCCATGGGGGCTGCGGCGGAAAAGGCCATGTTCCGGGCCACGGGCAATGTGAACACCCACAAGGGCATCATCTTCTCCCTGGGCCTGGTGACCAGCTTCACGATGTGGCTGCTGGCCCGCACCGGGACCGTGGACAGCGAGAAGACCCTGGCCACCATTGCGGAGGCCGTGACACCGCTCCTGGAACGGGACTTTGCCAAAATCGACCCCTACCATCCCCATACCCACGGGGAGGTCCTGTACCTCGAGCAGGGGTGCCGGGGTATCCGGGGCGAAGCCATGGACGGATTCCCGGCGGTGGGCGATATCGCTCTGCCGGCCCTGCGGAAGTTTCGGGAAGAAGGGAAGCCGGACAACGAGGCCTACATCCAGACCCTGCTGCTGCTGCTCTCCCAGGTGGAGGACACGAACATTTTGAGCCGCAGCGATGCCGCTACGTTGAAGCAGGCCCAGGCCGATGCGAAAGCCGTGCTGGAAAAAGGCGGGGCCTTTACCCCGGAAGGGCTCCAGGCCGTGTGGGACCTGAACGAAAAATTCATCAGGCAGAACATCAGCCCGGGAGGCTGTGCCGATTTATTGATCCTGGCCATCTTCATGGAGAAGATGGAAGGATTGGTGGAATGAAAAAGAGTGGGGTTGTGATTTTTCACAGCCCCACTCTTTTTCAGTGGCTGGTGGGTAGTGAGCAGGGGGCAGGGCAGGACCAGGCACGTAACATGAGTAGGGACGCCCCATCAGGGGCGTCCGGTCCCAGGTCTGTAAGCGGGCGGTTCACCGAACCGGACCTGCGTTCAAAAATCCGTCCTGCAGGAAGGATTTGATCCGGTCTCAATCACTATTCACTACCCACTAGCCACTAAAAAGAGCCGTAAGGCCGAACTCTCAGATTGGACAGGATGCTCCAAATTACGGGAAAATTGCAGATAATGACCTTCTTTTTGCAGGCATGCAGGAAAGATTCTTTTCTTGTCGAATGGGGGACAGTATGGAGCCCTTACAAAATTTGACAGGAAAGGTGTGACGGAATGAATACACAAACGACCATGGCACAGGATCTGGACACCTGGCAGGAGGAACGGAAACTGGATGAAGCCTGCTGCCGGCTTGTTGCCAACAAAGTGATTCTGGCCCGGCTGCTTCAGGCTGTGGTCCAGGAATACCAGGATTGTTCCGCAGCAGAATTGGAGCACAAATATTTGGAGGGGGAGCCTGCGATTCTATCCTCTGCAGTGGATCAGGATGCCCCGGACCCCGGGCGCATCAAGGGTGAAACTACGGTGGACAAGAGCCAGACGGAAGGAACGATTGCGTATGATATCCTTTTTTCTGCCTATTCTCCCAAACGGAAACAAAATAGCCAGGTCATCATCAATGTGGAAAGCCAGAATCAATGGAATCCAGGATATTCTTTGACGAAAAGAGCCGCCTACTATGCGGCCCGGATGCTTTCCCGGCAAAAGGGAACGGTGTTTACCGGCTCGGATTACGGGAAACTCCAAAAGGTCTACACCATCTGGATTTGTCTGGAACCGCCCAAAAAGAAACAGGATACCATCACCGTGTTTTCCATGGAACCGGAGCATTTGGTCGGAAATGCAGAATATGGTAAAATGAATTATGACATGGCAACGGTGATCATGGTCTGTTTGGGGGAAACGGAGCGCAGGGAGAAGGATATTCTCCGGCTGCTGGGAGTCCTGTTATCCCCGGAAATCCGTCCCGGTACGAAGAAAAAGATATTGGAACAGGAATACGGGATTCCCATGACGGTGGAGATGGAGAAGGAGGTGGAAAATATGTGCGATTATGGCAGAGGCCTTGCCAGGAAATATGCGGAAAAAGGACTGGCAGAGGGGCTGGAAAAGGGAATTGCAGAGGGACTGGAAAAGGGGATTGCAGAGGGCTTGGAAAAAGGCTTGGAACAAGGTCTGGAAAAAGGCATCCAGCAGGAACGCAAGAATAACATCCTCGGCATGCTGCGGGAAAAGATTCCCATGGAGACCATTGCCCGCATCACGAAAGTATCGGTGGAGCAGATCCGGGAACTGGGAAAATCAAACGGAGTGTTGCAGGAATAGGAAAAGGGCTGAAGAAATGAGGATTCATTTCTTCACAGCCCCTTATCCTTGTATACAGCCTATGACATAGGACAAAAAAAGGCGCTGTGAAAAAATCATTCACAGCGCCTTAAATTTGCCTGCGTAAGCTGGCTTCCATCGGCTAGAGACTAGTGACGGGGATATGAAAATCATTTTTTCACATCCCCTTTTTGCTTACTTGTCCTGAGCAACCACCTTGTCCACGATGGCATCCAGGGCCTTGCGGCTGGCTTCGCTGAGGTTTTCCAGAGGATCGCCGGCATCTTCGGCAGCCACCACCTGGGGATCGATGGGAATCCGGCCCAGGAAGGGCAACCCTTTTTCTTCGGCCAGGGCTTTGCCGCCGCCGGCTTTGAAAATGTCCACTTCCTGCCCGCAGTGGGGGCAGACGAACCCGCTCATGTTCTCGATGATGCCGCGGACTTTGATGTTGCCCAGCTTGCAGAAGTTCAGGGATTTCCGCACATCGGCCAGGGCCACTTTCTGGGGGGTGGTGACGACGATGGCTTCTGCGTCCTTGATGGTCTGGACCACGGTCAGAGGTTCGTCACCGGTGCCGGGGGGACAGTCGATGATCAGGTAATCCAGAGGATCCCATTGGGTGTCGCTCATGAACTGCCGGATGGCACCCACCTTCAGAGGGCCTCTCCAGATCAGGGCATCGTCCTGCTGGGCCAGGAATCCCTGGGCGGACAGGAATTCCAGGTTGTCGCTGTACTTGAAGGGTACCAGCTTTTCGTTTTCCACCTGGACATGTCTGTCCATGAAACCCAGCATACCGGCTACGCTGGGGCCATGCAGGTCCACGTCCATCAAGCCCACGTGATAGCCGCGCTGGCTCAGCAGCAGGGCCAGGTCCACGGAGACGGTGCTTTTGCCCACGCCGCCCTTGCCGCTCATGACCACGATTTTATGTTTGACATGGCCCAGGAAATCGGCAATGGCCACGTCCTGGGGATTCTGCTTCGGATTGGATGCGCAGCCGGAGCAGTGAGAATGATCGCAATGATCACATTCGCTCATTGATAAAACCTCCTCAATTGAACCACAATATTGTAACCCATCCTATTATATGAAAAAAGTCAACTGAATGCAAATAAGTTACATTTTAAAAACTGACTATAAAGTCAAAAAGTGTGTATAATACTAAAGAAATACAACGGGGCAAGCCCCATAAGGAGTGAACAGTATGCAATCCAACTGGAAAAAAACGGCGGTGCTGGCGCTTCTGGCCGCAGTGTGCGCAGTACCGGCCTATGCCGAAGAACGACCCAAACTGGCCGATGGAGAATTGTTCGTGAACGAACGGATTGTGAAGAATGGCAGGGTGCTGTACAAGGCTCTGGATCTCCATGATGACTGGGAACACGATCCGGAAAAACAGGTGCCGGGGCTGGTGTGCACGGCTTTCATCCCGTCGAAGGATGAGAAAGTGGGGCCGGAACTGGCCAGTGTGAAGAAACTGACCACCAAACAGGAAAAGATCCTGGCAGCTTGCCGCCATTATTCCGGTGGGGACTATGCCAACAAGCTGGTGCTGCTTGCGGCCATGGATACCCGCGGACAGAACGGCAAGCTGGATATCGTGAAGGCGGAGCTGTTCGGTCGGCTGCTGAAT
This region of Acidaminococcus timonensis genomic DNA includes:
- the citF gene encoding citrate lyase subunit alpha, with protein sequence MKNAVGREIPEEILKLTGKEPFSGSYAKHLVAYKAATHTVAPVIDPNYSKVVDSIEDVLKKCGIKDGMTLSFHHHFREGDYVVNMVMEAVHKMGIKDLTICATSLGKAQTPIVPMIEDGTITNIQASGVRGKIGEAISNGKLKGLAIMRGHGGRVRAIESGETHIDIAFIGAPCADDMGNCRAFGSQNGSDCGVLGYAAVDAQYADKVVVITDTLVPFPNVPASIDMTNVDYVVKVDAIGDPTKIATGAAKPTTDQRKLLMAKYAADFMVHTPWYKDGFVYQTGVGGASIASTKYLAEHLRKDNIHIGVAMGGIAQAICELQHECLIDKIADTQDFDMASIEDIKTNPNHYEITTSQYADPFNKGAYVNKLDYVILGALEVDTHFNVNVVVGSDGVITGAQGGHPDTAAGAKCTIVIAPLLQGRIPAICTDCTTVTTPGETVDVVVTDYGIAINPRRQDIIDAVKDTDLPICTIEELRDTAYKMVGKPDPVQFGDRIVGIIEARDGSVMDVVRQVKKAEF
- a CDS encoding aldolase/citrate lyase family protein; its protein translation is MEVINTNPNFKRLRRSMMFLNAQKPSLVKDPYVYKPDSIMLDLEDAVAENQKDAARYSLFHALKEIDYHGCERVVRINGLETPHWKEDIRVSVAGGCDAIRLAKTESGKDIKTVEEHILAAEKEFHRPIGSTLIMAAIESTKGMLNLYDICTSSDRLFGIALSGGDYTRDLQTSISKSGVELMGARQQMVITARATGRMCFDTVYTDLDDMEGFRKDVEMIKQMGFDGKSIINPRQIPVCHDVFTPTEKQIRWAEAVVREIDTKKAMGIGVFQLNGKMLDIAFYDGAKRTIAMAKAAGVYKGDL
- a CDS encoding PD-(D/E)XK nuclease family transposase, which produces MNTQTTMAQDLDTWQEERKLDEACCRLVANKVILARLLQAVVQEYQDCSAAELEHKYLEGEPAILSSAVDQDAPDPGRIKGETTVDKSQTEGTIAYDILFSAYSPKRKQNSQVIINVESQNQWNPGYSLTKRAAYYAARMLSRQKGTVFTGSDYGKLQKVYTIWICLEPPKKKQDTITVFSMEPEHLVGNAEYGKMNYDMATVIMVCLGETERREKDILRLLGVLLSPEIRPGTKKKILEQEYGIPMTVEMEKEVENMCDYGRGLARKYAEKGLAEGLEKGIAEGLEKGIAEGLEKGLEQGLEKGIQQERKNNILGMLREKIPMETIARITKVSVEQIRELGKSNGVLQE
- the citD gene encoding citrate lyase acyl carrier protein — protein: MELKKAAMAGTVESSDAQITVEPGTNGIELTIESSVIHQYGRQIKAVVLETLKKLDVTNAKVSVVDKGALDCTLKARVEGAVFRSINEDPDTPNPWEVL
- a CDS encoding Mrp/NBP35 family ATP-binding protein → MSECDHCDHSHCSGCASNPKQNPQDVAIADFLGHVKHKIVVMSGKGGVGKSTVSVDLALLLSQRGYHVGLMDVDLHGPSVAGMLGFMDRHVQVENEKLVPFKYSDNLEFLSAQGFLAQQDDALIWRGPLKVGAIRQFMSDTQWDPLDYLIIDCPPGTGDEPLTVVQTIKDAEAIVVTTPQKVALADVRKSLNFCKLGNIKVRGIIENMSGFVCPHCGQEVDIFKAGGGKALAEEKGLPFLGRIPIDPQVVAAEDAGDPLENLSEASRKALDAIVDKVVAQDK
- the citX gene encoding citrate lyase holo-[acyl-carrier protein] synthase, whose protein sequence is MKDVVIRLAGPGVEVPDMLMARDGRAAAQRKLLDHFHKPLLFFTQNIPGPVKTSALIHLGFLEGIRRLEKALEEAGIPVLYQKTIDYKTGYEKYYVLDGEALAIKKIACAIENGDRLGRLYDMDVLAEDGHKISRTDIGLPGRLCLVCSQPAQACARSRKHSVPVLVRNVHRVLETFLLDRVEQALRAGLQGEVDATPKPGLVDRDNAGAHKDMDWHTFAASTDAIVPHLRQMAEKGWDWEGNGEGLFAALRPMGAAAEKAMFRATGNVNTHKGIIFSLGLVTSFTMWLLARTGTVDSEKTLATIAEAVTPLLERDFAKIDPYHPHTHGEVLYLEQGCRGIRGEAMDGFPAVGDIALPALRKFREEGKPDNEAYIQTLLLLLSQVEDTNILSRSDAATLKQAQADAKAVLEKGGAFTPEGLQAVWDLNEKFIRQNISPGGCADLLILAIFMEKMEGLVE
- a CDS encoding LysR family transcriptional regulator, with translation MNLKHAQYIMEIIKQGSITNASKTMHVSQPALSQTIKAVEKYLGAPIFLRNTNPIVLTEAGKKYIAAVKQVITISSNLLHEVADIQYEGYGTLRLGIPIQRAMQMLPSVMPVFRQRYPHIKLKIMEAGSNITENEVLNGGVDLAVLTTTPTNDELKYELVETEDVVLVANKMTTLAQRIKGGTPIHITEARNEEFVSITEGHNVRRVQDTLFSVYEIKPNVILETSSIEVGKRLVSAMEAVFICPDVYLDDYFLSQDKCVLYPLLGVANKRYCYICCRKDAYLSPYARAFIELIRTLGKKRKEPYSK